DNA sequence from the Chondrinema litorale genome:
GTTCCTAAAGTTAATTGGCATAGGATCAAAATAGGCTTGATACTAGTTTCTTTATTATTGCTTTTAATTTCTATTTCAAGTTATGATTCATCACTTGACCAAGATAATGTACAAGAAAAAATCATTACTGAAATAAGTCTGGAAGTAAAACATAATAACCCTTCTATTCAAACACTTAGAAAGGGATTTTTAAAGGAAAAGAATCGAATAGTTCTACAGTATTTGAATCAGTATGGAGTTGGTAGAGTAGATCAATTAGCTATACAAGAGAAAAAAGATTTACACAGAAGTATAAGCTTATTATTTAAGCAAAAAGTTTTAGGTGAAATAGATATAGAATCTCATGTATATCAGTATTTCACTGATACAATGGATTTAAACAAGCTTGAAACAGCTTTAATGGAGCAAGCAACTTACAACATTCCTGCATCTATTAAATTAGCTCAATCGGCTTTAGAAACGGGGTATGGTAGTAGAATTATTAATAATAATTACTTTGGTATTAAAGATAAAACTGGTAATGTTGAAAAGAGTACTACAACAGAATATTACACTTTGAAAGAAGTGAAGAAATACTCTCATAAGATTCTTAGTAAGCAGCTAATTAAGAAAAATGGAAGATCATACTATAAGTGTCTTGTAAAAGATAGTTTTGAAAAATATGATAGTCCTTGGTTCTCTTTTAGGGCTCATTCCAGATATCTAACTTCTAATAAAAGATATGCTCCATTATTTGTTGGAGGTAAAAAATTTGATGCTTGGGCTGATAAGATCGGTTCTGAAAAATCAGGTGGTGTAGGTTATGCTACTTCTCTAGAATATGGAGAATTACTTAAAGCTATAATTCAAAGATACAATTTGGATTTATTAGACTTTTAGTAAAATGATAGGTACCAAAATAAGAGATAAGGCAAATGAAGTCTTAGGTAAAAGGTATCGTAAACTACTCTCTGAAAAGCTAAATCTTTCTGAAAGAACTATAACAAACATATTTAATTCAGAAGATATAAGTGTGAAGAGGTTAGAGCAAATTTGTAGCTGTTTGGGTTGCTCTGTATGCTACTTTTTCTTAGATCAAGAAAAAGATATTATCAAGTTTCATCAAGACAAAGAAGAAAAATACAGAGAGTATTTACTAGAGTTAAAAGAGAAAGTTAATGATAACTTAAGTGGGGCAATTAGCAGTTTTTTGAAAGGAATAGATAATGTGTAAAGAGTAGTTCTTAACACTAATTAAGCATAGTAAGCAGGAGAAGTTAAAATTGTATAAATGAAATTGTTTTTTTGTTTTGTAGCTAAAAAAGAGGCTTTTTAAGCCTCTTTTTTTTATGATTACTTTTTTTAATACCTAAAATAGATTAATATTGGGTGCATTTCACTAATATTAGTAAGCATACTCATTAATTTATTTATTGGTCTCAGAAATGGGTTCAAAACCCTGTACTTTCAGTACAGAACT
Encoded proteins:
- a CDS encoding glycoside hydrolase family 73 protein; the protein is MANLIKNTNSSGICVPKVNWHRIKIGLILVSLLLLLISISSYDSSLDQDNVQEKIITEISLEVKHNNPSIQTLRKGFLKEKNRIVLQYLNQYGVGRVDQLAIQEKKDLHRSISLLFKQKVLGEIDIESHVYQYFTDTMDLNKLETALMEQATYNIPASIKLAQSALETGYGSRIINNNYFGIKDKTGNVEKSTTTEYYTLKEVKKYSHKILSKQLIKKNGRSYYKCLVKDSFEKYDSPWFSFRAHSRYLTSNKRYAPLFVGGKKFDAWADKIGSEKSGGVGYATSLEYGELLKAIIQRYNLDLLDF
- a CDS encoding helix-turn-helix domain-containing protein; this translates as MIGTKIRDKANEVLGKRYRKLLSEKLNLSERTITNIFNSEDISVKRLEQICSCLGCSVCYFFLDQEKDIIKFHQDKEEKYREYLLELKEKVNDNLSGAISSFLKGIDNV